The following nucleotide sequence is from Populus nigra chromosome 15, ddPopNigr1.1, whole genome shotgun sequence.
CTGTACTTTAATctctttcatttctctctctcgaataaaaataaaataaaataaggaactctctccctttcttttagactatatttttttctcattaattaagaagaaaaaagaaattagggttttcttcAAAATTCTGAAAAATATGGATAAAATCAGAAGACCATCTCATGCCGGCTCTTGGTACACCGACAACCGTATGTCCTCACTCTCTCCcttacaatttttattatttttttgaatcaattatattacttttattttttattttgttgttaatttcagCTAAAAAGCTTGAAGAAGAGCTTGAGGGATGGCTAGGTGCTACTGGATTAACGAAATCTCCTGATGTTCGCGGTGTTATTGCTCCGTATATTACTATTAATCCCTTAATTTTGCtcaattgattgttttttttctttctttcttttataattaacttgtttttcttttattattttattttggatggcaAAATGGAGATTTTAGACATGCAGGTTACTCTTATTCGGGGCGTGCTGCTGCTTATGCTTTTGGAAATATTGACCCTACTAACATGTTAGTCAGagagtttattttctattttatttatttttggattatttatttaatttttgtttatacaCACACATCTATATAAATAAGTTTTGTTATAATGTGGTGTGATTGTGTGGAAATGTGATACAGTGGTAGTGTTTATGTTTCTGGGTATCGCATTTTGAGGAGAGTGATTCTGATGGGGAAAGTAATGATTTTTTGTTGATGATAAGCgagaattttgttttgttttgttttagcaCACGGGTATTCCTTCTTGGTCCGTCACACCATTACTATACACCAAAATGTGCTCTTTCAACGGCTACAGTTTACAAAACGCCCATAGGGGACTTACCTATTGATTTGGAAGGTACTGTTCCTGCacagtttggttttttattacGTTGGAATGCAAGTTTTGAATCATCATTGAAATGGATTAGTTCGTTTTAGCTTTCACTGTTGGTTTGATGTTCTATTGGTCCATGTGATTGAACTAATTATGTTCATTTTGGATCCTTTTCAGTCATTGAGGAACTTAAAGCCACAGGAAAATTTGAGTTGATGGATCTTCAGGTTGACGAGGCTGAACATAGCATGGAAATGCACTTGCCGTATcttgttaaaatatttgaagGGTAATTTCTGCTGCATAGAGAATTTCGCTATGTTGGTTTTGTTTGTGGCTCAACTTTACTGAtttatttttctgtgttttgtttatttatttcttcatgGATTGCAGGCATCCAGTGAAAGTTGTACCCATTTTGGTTGGAGCTCTTAATACTGATAATGAGGCCATGTATGGCCGCTTGTTGGCAAAATATGTTGATGATCCAACTAACTTCTTTTCTGTCTCTTCAGATTTTTGTCACTGGGGTTCTCGGTATGTTCCATTATAATGATGGTTTCATGGTACTTTTCTCCTTCTAAATGtctttgaatttatagaggagGTCTATGATGGGGATGACTCTTTAATTTGCTTCCATCCCACACATACACTTGTACTATGGACAATACTGAGTAACATTTGTtagatttccttttctttttcctcataaTCAAAATTGGAgggttgattttcttttttaaactaATGTTAGCAATGCTTTCCTCAAAGCCTTGCAAGATCTATTGTTCAATTTGCTTCTATTGTATGTCTGAGAATTTCTTTGAAGAACTTGATTGAATGTCAGATGCCTTTGAGCCCACTGAATACATTATGCGAAGAGGTCTTCTAATCTTTAAGATGAATGGATCTATATTTTGTTCAGTTAatgaattagagaaaaaaaatgtcatatggTATTTGATTATCACTGTATGTTGTCCATTTTTGTATCTGTATCTCTGTAAAGCATGATATTCAACAATTTGTGCTGATTGTTTGTTTACTCACAAGTCACAACCATGCACAATATCGTGTTGTGGTTCTGTTGAAATGCATTTGGTTCACCTTATGTATTTAACCATCTCATCAAGCAATCTTGACCTGTGTTTCCTTTATTAGGTTCCATTACACACACTATGACAAGAAATGTGGGCCCATACACAAGTCTATTGAGGCATTGGACAAGATGGGCATGGACATAATTGAAACAGGGAATGCAGATGCATTTAAACAATACTTGTCGGAGTATGACAACACTATCTGTGGAAGGCATCCAATTAGTGTTTTCTTGCATGTAAGTGCCCAAATCTCTTGAAGTTACCGAAATGGCTTGATTTCAGCACCATAAGATGTTTGCAGTGTCTTTACagctttttcttccattttctgTAAGGAATTTCTGCCAGCCATGTTCTACTTCTATTTGATTGAATAATTCATGACAATTGCTCACACCTAtcacaattttgttttaaaacgcTGTTAAAAACTTCTGGATATATTATTTCGGGACTTTTAGTTTCTATTTTGCCATTTTGTTTGACATCTATGATACTTTCAGATGTCGAGTAATTGCTCGACAAAGATAAAGATCAAGTTCCTCCGGTATGAGCAGTCTAGTCAATGCAAAACAATGAGAGACAGCAGTGTCAGCTATGCATCTGCAGCGGCGAAGGTGGATGCTTGAAGTTGGGATATGTAGCATTTCCAATTTACTTGAATCTGGAATATTGAGCATTTCAAATTTACTCGTGTGGAGGCAATTGACTTGAATCTGGAATATTGAGCATTTC
It contains:
- the LOC133673715 gene encoding uncharacterized protein LOC133673715, producing MDKIRRPSHAGSWYTDNPKKLEEELEGWLGATGLTKSPDVRGVIAPHAGYSYSGRAAAYAFGNIDPTNITRVFLLGPSHHYYTPKCALSTATVYKTPIGDLPIDLEVIEELKATGKFELMDLQVDEAEHSMEMHLPYLVKIFEGHPVKVVPILVGALNTDNEAMYGRLLAKYVDDPTNFFSVSSDFCHWGSRFHYTHYDKKCGPIHKSIEALDKMGMDIIETGNADAFKQYLSEYDNTICGRHPISVFLHMSSNCSTKIKIKFLRYEQSSQCKTMRDSSVSYASAAAKVDA